The Candidatus Polarisedimenticolia bacterium genome window below encodes:
- a CDS encoding PQQ-dependent sugar dehydrogenase produces MRGNRFAKLGLTIWLGAAAGAHSAAAGVCDGISTASSTPLTTVKMPGAYLLPLLVTSPPGDTSRLFIVEQDGTIRIIKDGALLAAPFLNIASLVLSPADGGNNEEGLLGLAFHPNYAVNGLFYVYHTDLTGSNLLVSYARSAGNPDLADTSTRQVLFTFLHPGAGNHNGGMIAFSTSDGRLYVGTGDGGGGCDTSNNAQTDASPLGKLHRINVDAVPPTIETWAKGLRNPWRWSFDRLTNDLYIGDVGQDNWEEIDFRPAPRSAGDNFGWRVYEGTHCDPNPSCPGVEACATVPNAILPITEYDHGSGCSVTGGYVYRGCRMPALAGRYFYSDFCSAFIKSFRVVGGAVSDPITHTTELAPGGGLSISQITSYGEDARGEIYIVDRGGEVFKIVPILPNLEVSGPNAPFLSLDANWTWEDLHLSSDHPISQYRVYRTAGNGSGTFDCEFQSATPSWTGGDPQIPAVGSLFSYLVVARNAAGQQTSPGTGTGGTPRTLSALACPL; encoded by the coding sequence ATGAGAGGGAACCGCTTCGCGAAGCTGGGTCTGACGATCTGGCTCGGCGCCGCGGCCGGCGCGCATTCGGCGGCGGCGGGAGTCTGTGACGGCATTTCGACGGCATCGTCAACGCCGCTCACCACCGTGAAGATGCCGGGTGCCTACCTGCTACCTCTGCTCGTTACCTCCCCTCCCGGGGACACCAGCCGCCTTTTCATCGTTGAGCAGGACGGCACGATCCGCATCATCAAGGACGGCGCTCTATTGGCGGCCCCTTTCCTGAACATCGCCTCGCTCGTGCTCTCCCCTGCCGACGGCGGCAACAACGAGGAGGGGCTGCTGGGCCTCGCGTTCCACCCGAACTACGCCGTCAATGGATTGTTCTACGTCTATCACACCGATTTGACCGGCTCGAACCTCCTGGTCAGTTACGCGCGCAGCGCGGGGAACCCCGATCTGGCCGACACCTCGACGCGGCAGGTCCTCTTCACCTTCCTGCACCCGGGCGCCGGCAACCACAACGGCGGCATGATCGCCTTCTCCACCAGCGACGGCAGGCTCTACGTCGGCACGGGCGACGGCGGCGGCGGCTGCGATACGAGCAACAACGCCCAGACCGATGCGTCGCCGCTCGGCAAGCTGCATCGCATCAACGTGGATGCCGTGCCTCCGACGATCGAGACCTGGGCCAAGGGGCTGCGCAATCCGTGGCGCTGGTCCTTCGATCGGCTGACCAACGATCTCTATATCGGCGACGTCGGCCAGGACAACTGGGAGGAGATCGATTTCCGGCCCGCGCCGCGCTCCGCCGGCGACAACTTCGGCTGGCGGGTCTACGAAGGGACCCACTGCGACCCCAACCCCTCCTGCCCGGGCGTCGAAGCCTGCGCGACGGTTCCGAACGCCATCCTGCCGATCACGGAATATGACCATGGCAGCGGCTGCTCGGTGACGGGCGGCTACGTCTACCGCGGCTGCCGCATGCCGGCGCTCGCGGGACGCTATTTCTATTCCGATTTCTGCTCCGCCTTCATCAAGTCGTTCCGGGTCGTCGGCGGGGCGGTGAGCGACCCGATCACCCATACGACGGAGCTGGCCCCGGGCGGCGGGCTGAGCATTTCCCAGATCACCTCCTATGGCGAGGATGCACGCGGCGAGATCTACATCGTCGATCGCGGTGGCGAGGTCTTCAAGATCGTCCCGATTCTCCCCAACCTGGAAGTCTCCGGGCCCAACGCTCCCTTCCTTTCGCTCGACGCCAACTGGACGTGGGAGGACCTCCACCTGAGCTCCGATCACCCGATCAGCCAGTACCGCGTCTACCGCACCGCCGGCAACGGCAGCGGCACCTTCGACTGCGAGTTCCAGAGCGCCACGCCGAGCTGGACAGGGGGTGATCCGCAAATCCCGGCCGTCGGCTCTCTCTTCTCCTACCTGGTGGTGGCGCGCAACGCGGCGGGCCAGCAGACGAGTCCCGGGACGGGCACCGGCGGCACGCCGCGCACTCTTTCGGCGCTGGCCTGTCCTCTCTGA
- a CDS encoding ferritin family protein, with protein MKRRFRDLGAAEVLALAISLEEEDGRILQEFARLLRPNYPKAAAALDEMRVEEDSHRHRLVELFRRKFGEEIPLIRPQDVKGFLRRDPLPAWRSLSVDEVRRRVAILEFEAERFYIRAAQQTTDAEQRQLLGDLAEEERKHEEMSALMDPAHQEPSEREAEHQRSRQLFVLQVVQPGLAGLMDGSVSTLAPLFAAAFATRDTWQTFLVGMAASVGAGISMGFAEALSDDGSLTGRGQPLLRGIICGLMTFLGGVGHALPYLIPHFLTATVVATIVVAIELILIAWIRKRYMDTPFLSATLQVVVGGAAVFLAGILIGSS; from the coding sequence ATGAAACGAAGGTTCAGGGACCTGGGCGCAGCGGAAGTGCTGGCGCTGGCCATCTCGCTGGAGGAGGAGGACGGCCGGATCCTGCAGGAATTCGCCCGCCTGCTCCGCCCCAACTATCCCAAGGCCGCCGCGGCGCTCGACGAGATGCGCGTCGAGGAGGATTCGCACCGCCACCGCCTGGTGGAGCTGTTCCGCCGCAAGTTCGGCGAGGAGATCCCGCTGATCCGGCCGCAGGACGTGAAGGGCTTCCTGCGGCGCGATCCGCTTCCCGCGTGGCGCAGCCTGAGCGTCGACGAGGTGCGCCGCCGCGTCGCGATCCTGGAGTTCGAGGCGGAGCGCTTCTACATCCGGGCGGCGCAGCAGACGACCGACGCCGAGCAGCGCCAGCTGCTGGGGGATCTGGCGGAAGAGGAGCGCAAGCACGAGGAGATGTCGGCCCTGATGGACCCCGCGCACCAGGAGCCCTCGGAACGCGAGGCGGAGCACCAGCGCTCGCGCCAGCTGTTCGTCCTGCAGGTGGTGCAGCCGGGCCTCGCGGGACTGATGGACGGCTCCGTCTCGACGCTGGCGCCGTTGTTCGCCGCCGCCTTTGCCACGCGCGACACCTGGCAGACCTTCCTGGTCGGGATGGCGGCCTCGGTGGGCGCCGGGATCAGCATGGGGTTCGCCGAGGCGCTGTCGGACGACGGCAGCCTCACCGGCCGCGGCCAGCCGCTGCTGCGCGGCATCATTTGCGGGTTGATGACGTTCCTGGGCGGGGTCGGCCACGCGTTGCCTTATTTGATCCCGCACTTCCTCACCGCCACGGTGGTCGCCACCATCGTGGTCGCCATCGAGCTCATCCTGATCGCCTGGATCCGCAAGCGCTACATGGACACTCCCTTCCTGTCGGCGACGCTGCAGGTGGTCGTGGGCGGCGCCGCGGTCTTCCTGGCCGGGATCCTGATCGGCAGCTCATGA
- a CDS encoding DNA polymerase II: MVRGFVLQPTYRIEGGRPIVYLFGKLETGETFLVRDSRCTPYFFVRRDDAARAWTLGADRQGETEYTTLTGEPVTRIEVPAPPDTVPLRDRLHGAGIPTFEADVRFAIRSLIDRGLRGSVAIEGPFRSGNRVSRLFDNPALAACDFRPTLKVLSIDFETDPKGTRIHSVALHAPGFEEVLLAVPAIGKRVHAAVYCGTEKNLLLRLAEALRHYDPDVITGWNLIDFDLTVLNQRMQEHRVSLELGRIPGPLKITRDSSFWGASRADLPGRMVLDGIQLLRGAFVKLEDYSLETAARTLLGEGKTLSGPARHEEIERLFREDLEAFVEYNLTDARLVARILQKTQLVELAVERSLLTGMPLDRVSGSIASFDFLYLSEMRKRGLVAPTVTAAAEPEPTLGGAVLEPVPGIHENILGFDYKSLYPSLILTFNIDPAGLLVGPSGEMDPIQAPNGARFRRDSGILPEILARLIPRREAAKRSGDLLASQAIKILMNSFYGVLATPACRFHSAPVANAITHFGQSILLWTKQHVEALGHRVLYGDTDSLFVESNAATPEFAARVGAELSERINRDLARHLLATHRVASRLELEFERLYLKLFLPAMRHGTAGARKRYAGWVEEKGIRRVVFVGMESVRSDWTDLSKEFQKGLFERVFRGEPVEEFVRAFVGSLKSGEQDELLVYRKSLRKPLDQYTETTPPHVKAARLLPAAPGRRIAYVMTLAGPQPDGHRDSPIDYEHYIAKQIGPVADALLSQLGSSFSAVMGEERQLDLF; this comes from the coding sequence ATGGTCCGGGGATTCGTGCTCCAGCCCACTTACCGCATCGAAGGCGGCCGTCCGATCGTCTACCTGTTCGGCAAGCTGGAGACGGGCGAGACCTTCCTGGTGCGCGACAGCCGCTGCACCCCTTATTTCTTCGTGCGCCGCGACGACGCCGCGCGCGCCTGGACGCTCGGGGCCGATCGCCAGGGCGAGACCGAATACACGACGCTCACCGGTGAGCCGGTGACCCGCATCGAGGTCCCCGCTCCGCCCGACACCGTGCCGCTGAGGGATCGGCTGCACGGCGCCGGCATCCCGACCTTCGAAGCCGACGTCCGCTTCGCCATCCGCAGCCTGATCGATCGAGGCCTGCGCGGCTCGGTGGCCATCGAAGGCCCGTTCCGCAGCGGCAACCGCGTCTCCCGGCTGTTCGACAATCCGGCGCTCGCCGCCTGCGACTTCCGTCCAACGCTGAAAGTCCTGTCGATCGATTTCGAGACCGACCCCAAGGGAACGCGCATCCACTCGGTGGCGCTGCACGCCCCCGGTTTCGAGGAAGTGCTCCTCGCCGTCCCGGCGATCGGCAAGCGGGTCCATGCCGCCGTCTACTGCGGCACCGAGAAGAACCTGCTGCTGCGCCTCGCCGAGGCGCTGCGCCACTACGATCCCGACGTCATTACCGGCTGGAATCTGATCGACTTCGATTTGACCGTGCTGAACCAGCGCATGCAGGAGCACCGCGTCTCCCTGGAGCTGGGCAGGATTCCCGGACCGCTCAAGATCACCCGCGACAGCTCCTTCTGGGGCGCCTCGCGCGCCGACCTTCCCGGGCGCATGGTGCTGGACGGCATCCAGCTCCTGCGCGGCGCCTTCGTCAAGCTGGAGGACTACAGCCTGGAGACCGCGGCGCGCACGCTGCTGGGCGAGGGGAAGACCCTGTCCGGTCCTGCCCGGCACGAGGAGATCGAGCGGCTGTTCCGCGAGGACCTGGAGGCCTTCGTGGAGTACAACCTCACCGACGCCCGCCTGGTCGCCCGCATCCTGCAGAAGACCCAGCTGGTGGAGCTCGCCGTGGAGCGCAGCCTGCTGACCGGCATGCCGCTGGACCGCGTCTCCGGCAGCATCGCCTCGTTCGATTTCCTGTATCTCTCCGAGATGCGCAAGCGCGGCCTGGTGGCGCCCACCGTGACCGCCGCGGCGGAGCCGGAGCCGACGCTGGGAGGCGCGGTCCTCGAGCCCGTCCCGGGGATCCACGAGAACATCCTGGGATTCGACTACAAGAGCCTTTACCCCAGCCTGATCCTGACCTTCAACATCGATCCGGCCGGGCTGCTCGTCGGCCCGTCGGGCGAGATGGATCCGATCCAGGCCCCCAACGGCGCCCGCTTCCGCCGCGACAGCGGCATCCTCCCGGAGATCCTCGCGCGCCTGATCCCGCGCCGCGAGGCGGCGAAGCGCTCGGGCGACCTGCTGGCCTCGCAGGCCATCAAGATCCTGATGAACTCCTTCTACGGCGTCCTCGCCACTCCCGCCTGCCGCTTCCATTCGGCGCCGGTGGCCAACGCCATCACCCACTTCGGCCAGTCGATCCTCCTGTGGACCAAGCAGCACGTCGAGGCGCTGGGCCATCGGGTGCTGTACGGCGACACCGACTCGCTGTTCGTCGAAAGCAACGCCGCCACCCCCGAGTTCGCGGCGAGGGTGGGCGCGGAGCTGTCGGAGCGCATCAACCGCGATCTCGCCCGCCACCTGCTCGCCACGCACCGGGTGGCCAGCCGGCTCGAGCTGGAATTCGAGAGGCTGTACCTGAAGCTTTTCCTGCCGGCGATGCGTCACGGCACCGCCGGGGCGCGCAAGCGATACGCCGGCTGGGTCGAGGAGAAGGGAATCCGCCGGGTCGTGTTCGTCGGCATGGAATCGGTGCGCAGCGACTGGACCGACCTCAGCAAGGAGTTCCAGAAGGGGCTGTTCGAGCGGGTGTTCCGCGGCGAGCCGGTGGAGGAGTTCGTGCGGGCGTTCGTCGGCAGCCTCAAATCAGGCGAGCAGGACGAGCTGCTCGTCTACCGCAAGTCGCTGCGCAAGCCGCTGGACCAGTACACCGAGACCACGCCCCCGCACGTCAAGGCGGCCCGGCTGTTGCCCGCCGCTCCCGGTCGGCGCATCGCCTATGTCATGACGCTGGCCGGACCGCAGCCCGACGGGCACCGCGACAGCCCAATCGACTACGAGCACTACATCGCGAAGCAGATTGGCCCGGTGGCCGACGCATTGCTCAGCCAGCTCGGCAGCTCCTTCAGCGCCGTGATGGGAGAGGAAAGGCAGCTCGACCTCTTCTGA
- a CDS encoding PQQ-dependent sugar dehydrogenase → MIAWRAARLVALLAAGVLGIAMLEGAETGSDPCAGVRPSAGTAIRAVRVASGLTRPLLVLAPPGDTRRLFIVEQDGKVRILQNGSLAAKPFLDLKGLTRSPATGGGWEEGLLGMAFHPRFAENRTFFVYHTDTTGKSNLIVRYRAASADPDAADPASRQVVLTIPHVKHANHNGGMIAFAPDDGKLYAGTGDGGSMCDPDDNAQNPEVLLGKLLRLDVDADPPKVEVWAIGLRNPWRFAFDRANSDLYIGDVGQGDWEEVDYYPAPRAKGANFGWDLYEGSHCPNPSCMGRKRCDSIRAIPPVAEFSHKGSACSITGGPVYRGCAMPDLRGTYFYADFCAGFIRSLRVRDGKAMEMRDRTAELEPGGGAHIEAITSFGEDARGEIYVIDQEGEIFEIVPAGAAPSPR, encoded by the coding sequence ATGATCGCCTGGCGCGCCGCGCGACTCGTCGCCCTCCTGGCGGCCGGCGTCCTCGGCATCGCGATGCTGGAGGGCGCTGAAACAGGATCCGACCCGTGCGCCGGCGTCCGCCCGTCGGCGGGAACCGCGATCCGTGCGGTGCGGGTGGCCTCGGGCTTGACGCGTCCTCTCCTCGTCCTCGCCCCTCCCGGCGACACGCGCCGGCTGTTCATCGTCGAGCAGGACGGCAAGGTGCGCATCCTCCAAAATGGCTCGCTGGCCGCCAAGCCCTTCCTCGATCTCAAGGGGCTGACCCGCTCGCCGGCGACGGGAGGAGGGTGGGAGGAGGGGTTGCTGGGGATGGCGTTTCATCCGCGCTTCGCGGAGAACCGGACCTTCTTCGTCTACCACACCGACACGACCGGGAAGAGCAACCTGATCGTGCGCTACCGCGCCGCTTCCGCCGACCCGGACGCCGCCGATCCCGCTTCGCGCCAGGTCGTCCTGACCATCCCCCACGTGAAGCATGCCAATCACAACGGCGGCATGATCGCCTTCGCCCCGGACGACGGGAAGCTCTATGCCGGCACCGGCGACGGCGGCTCGATGTGCGATCCCGACGACAACGCGCAGAACCCCGAGGTGCTCCTCGGGAAGCTGCTGCGCCTCGACGTTGACGCAGATCCTCCCAAGGTCGAGGTCTGGGCGATTGGCCTGCGCAACCCCTGGCGCTTCGCCTTCGATCGGGCCAACTCGGACCTCTATATCGGCGACGTGGGACAGGGGGACTGGGAAGAGGTCGACTACTATCCCGCGCCGCGGGCCAAGGGAGCGAATTTCGGCTGGGACCTCTACGAGGGATCCCACTGCCCGAACCCGTCGTGCATGGGGCGCAAACGCTGCGACAGCATCCGCGCCATCCCCCCCGTCGCCGAGTTCTCGCACAAGGGAAGCGCCTGCTCGATCACCGGGGGCCCGGTCTACCGGGGCTGCGCCATGCCCGATTTGCGCGGCACCTACTTCTATGCCGATTTCTGCGCCGGCTTCATCCGCTCCCTGCGGGTGCGCGACGGCAAGGCGATGGAGATGCGCGACCGCACCGCCGAGCTCGAGCCGGGGGGCGGTGCGCACATCGAAGCAATCACCTCCTTCGGCGAGGACGCGCGCGGCGAGATCTACGTCATCGACCAGGAAGGCGAGATTTTCGAAATCGTCCCCGCCGGCGCCGCGCCCTCCCCTCGCTGA
- a CDS encoding ATP-binding cassette domain-containing protein, which yields MTPVIEAHALVKRYADLTAVDGIDFAIPAGQCFGFLGPNGAGKTTTVKMIHCFAPVTSGDLRVFGYDVRRHPREIKARIGVCQQEDNLDPDFSVHKNLLVFGRYFGIPAPVREKRARELLDFMGLWERRGSGIRDLSGGLKRRLVIARALINDPDLLILDEPTTGLDPQSRHQVWDRIRQLRRQGKTILLTTHYMDEAQTLCDRLVIMDHGKILVEGDPAALVKERVGREVVEVWGASEALRELARRSGWRFESDCDRLFVYTDSGESVLSAIAGKYPVERCMVRTAGLEDLFLTLTGRELRE from the coding sequence GTGACGCCGGTCATCGAAGCCCATGCGCTCGTGAAGCGCTACGCCGACCTCACGGCGGTGGACGGGATCGACTTCGCCATCCCCGCCGGGCAGTGCTTCGGCTTCCTGGGACCCAACGGGGCCGGCAAGACCACCACCGTGAAGATGATTCACTGCTTCGCGCCGGTGACATCCGGCGATCTTCGGGTGTTCGGCTACGACGTTCGCCGCCACCCCCGGGAGATCAAGGCGCGCATCGGGGTCTGCCAGCAGGAGGACAACCTGGATCCCGATTTCTCGGTCCACAAGAACCTGCTGGTCTTCGGCCGCTACTTCGGCATCCCCGCTCCCGTGCGCGAGAAGCGGGCGCGGGAGCTGCTCGATTTCATGGGGCTGTGGGAGCGGCGCGGCAGCGGCATCCGCGACCTTTCCGGCGGATTGAAGCGCCGCCTGGTGATTGCCCGCGCGCTCATCAACGATCCCGACCTCCTGATCCTGGACGAGCCCACTACCGGGCTGGATCCGCAGTCGCGCCACCAGGTCTGGGATCGGATCCGGCAGCTGCGGCGCCAGGGAAAGACGATCCTACTCACCACCCACTACATGGACGAGGCGCAAACGCTGTGCGACCGGCTGGTGATCATGGACCACGGCAAGATCCTGGTCGAGGGGGATCCGGCGGCGCTGGTGAAAGAGCGCGTCGGACGGGAGGTGGTCGAAGTCTGGGGCGCGTCCGAAGCGCTGCGGGAGCTGGCGCGCCGCAGCGGCTGGCGCTTCGAGTCGGACTGCGACCGGCTCTTCGTCTACACCGACTCCGGCGAGTCGGTGCTCTCCGCCATTGCCGGCAAGTACCCGGTCGAGCGCTGCATGGTGCGCACCGCGGGGCTGGAGGATCTCTTCCTGACCCTCACCGGCAGGGAGCTGCGCGAATGA
- a CDS encoding chloride channel protein — MRWSNLPLIAYLRRIRPGEKRFLALVPLTGLATGFAAVGIVRLMALVQKLFWGGGRDLLEWAQKATPLHRVGALAAGGVIIGFIVFLAGRSVRGHGTTGIIEAVTKSRGYISLSRTLTMAASTIVTVGCGGSLGREGLLMRVGAAIGSIAGRRSTTTGNRLNILVGCGTAAGIAAAYNAPIGGALFALEVVLGNFALESFGPIVVASAMGTIVSRGLLGNYRAYSPPPVQMLVSGWEIGHYLLMGTLLGLASVVFILALRAGEKGFDKVRLPDWAKPALGFTLVGVLGIGFPHVYGNGYDTVNLVLREGLPLQLILLLPFLKLAATALTLGSGGTGGLFTPTLFVGSVLGSAYGSWCHHIFPDVTAGPGAYALVGMGAMIAGTTQAPLTAILTIFELTGDYETILPLMICCTVALLVSRLVHPHSIYTLPLADRGVRLGGRTEELVMDTIEVRDVMRQGAAPILDTEPLEAVVKRLLHEGRKELFVVREDGRFRGAITLADLTEYIAQPEALQTVKAGDVTYPDVPVLQFSDRLSDAIAHWSQVSRDRLPVVDGLETRRYMGELSAGDIIFLYSQEVLGREKRLARFDRPTEGGRPETTYVELPKEYVVAQVKLPDTFQGTTLRDLDARRRFGVNVVEVKRKVGSDNEHRLIPGPDTELRAGDGLIVVGRPADIAHLADPARLAEAREAPVTPAPVQEIPAESPKR; from the coding sequence ATGCGTTGGTCCAATCTCCCCCTCATCGCTTACCTCCGGAGAATCCGCCCCGGCGAGAAGCGGTTCCTCGCGCTGGTGCCGCTGACCGGCCTGGCCACCGGCTTCGCCGCCGTCGGGATCGTGCGCCTCATGGCGCTGGTCCAGAAGCTGTTCTGGGGAGGCGGCCGCGATCTCCTGGAATGGGCGCAGAAGGCGACGCCGCTGCACCGCGTCGGGGCGCTCGCCGCCGGCGGCGTCATCATCGGCTTCATCGTCTTCCTCGCCGGACGCTCGGTGCGCGGACACGGCACCACCGGGATCATCGAGGCGGTGACCAAGAGCCGCGGCTACATCTCCCTGAGCCGCACCCTCACCATGGCCGCCTCCACCATCGTCACCGTGGGCTGCGGCGGCTCGCTCGGCCGCGAAGGGCTGCTGATGCGGGTCGGCGCCGCCATCGGGTCGATCGCGGGGCGGCGCTCCACCACCACCGGGAACCGGCTCAACATCCTGGTGGGCTGCGGCACGGCGGCGGGCATTGCCGCCGCCTACAACGCGCCGATCGGCGGCGCGCTGTTCGCCCTGGAGGTGGTGCTGGGGAACTTCGCCCTGGAGAGCTTCGGTCCGATCGTCGTCGCCTCCGCCATGGGGACGATCGTGTCGCGCGGGCTGCTGGGGAACTATCGCGCCTACAGCCCGCCGCCGGTGCAGATGCTGGTCTCCGGCTGGGAGATCGGCCACTACCTGCTCATGGGCACCCTGCTGGGACTGGCCTCCGTCGTGTTCATCCTGGCGCTGCGCGCCGGCGAGAAAGGTTTCGACAAGGTGCGCCTTCCCGACTGGGCCAAGCCGGCCCTGGGCTTCACCCTGGTGGGCGTGCTGGGAATCGGCTTCCCGCACGTCTACGGCAACGGCTACGACACGGTGAACCTCGTCCTGCGCGAGGGGCTGCCGCTGCAGCTCATCCTCCTCCTGCCGTTCCTCAAGCTCGCGGCCACCGCGCTGACGCTCGGATCGGGCGGCACCGGAGGGCTGTTCACGCCGACGCTGTTCGTGGGCTCGGTGCTGGGGTCGGCCTACGGCTCCTGGTGCCATCACATCTTTCCCGACGTGACGGCCGGACCGGGAGCCTACGCGCTGGTGGGCATGGGGGCGATGATCGCCGGCACGACGCAGGCGCCGCTGACCGCCATCCTGACCATCTTCGAGCTGACCGGCGACTACGAGACGATCCTGCCGCTGATGATCTGCTGCACCGTGGCGCTGCTGGTGAGCCGCCTGGTGCACCCTCATTCCATCTACACGCTGCCGCTGGCGGACCGCGGCGTCCGGCTGGGGGGCCGCACCGAGGAGCTGGTGATGGACACCATCGAGGTGCGCGACGTGATGCGCCAGGGCGCCGCCCCGATCCTCGACACCGAGCCGCTGGAGGCGGTGGTCAAGCGGCTCCTTCACGAAGGGCGCAAGGAGCTGTTCGTGGTGCGGGAGGACGGTCGCTTCCGTGGCGCCATCACGCTGGCGGATCTCACCGAGTACATCGCCCAGCCCGAGGCCTTGCAGACGGTGAAGGCGGGGGACGTGACCTATCCCGACGTCCCGGTGCTGCAGTTCTCCGACCGCCTCAGCGACGCCATCGCCCACTGGTCGCAGGTAAGCCGTGATCGCCTTCCGGTGGTCGACGGGCTGGAGACCCGGCGCTACATGGGAGAGCTGTCGGCCGGGGACATCATCTTCCTGTACAGCCAGGAGGTCCTGGGTCGGGAGAAGCGGCTGGCACGCTTCGACCGGCCCACGGAAGGAGGGCGCCCCGAAACCACCTACGTCGAGCTCCCCAAGGAATACGTGGTCGCGCAGGTGAAGCTGCCCGACACCTTCCAGGGCACCACGCTGCGGGACCTCGACGCGCGCCGTCGCTTCGGCGTCAACGTCGTCGAGGTCAAGCGCAAGGTCGGCAGCGACAACGAGCACCGGCTGATCCCGGGTCCCGACACTGAGCTGCGCGCCGGCGACGGCCTGATCGTCGTCGGACGCCCCGCCGACATCGCCCACCTGGCCGATCCGGCGCGACTGGCGGAAGCTCGCGAGGCGCCGGTGACGCCGGCCCCCGTGCAGGAAATCCCCGCCGAATCGCCCAAGCGCTGA
- a CDS encoding ABC transporter permease yields the protein MIDLVRNISARSLRVWQRNRDVYFVTWKTNLVPPLLEPILYLLAFGAGVGALVHEVPYRGESIDYTTFIAPGLLATQVMFQAFFENTYNTFVRMYYQRTFDALVTTPLTLEDVMAGELLWGATKGTIGCAVMMAAVSFFGVLSYPQTLVILPFSFLAGLFFSGLALCFTGIVPQIDSFNFPTFLFIMPMFLFSGTFFPLDVLPRWGQILAQAVPLTHVVSVMREASLGRLTLRAVWDVAALLALTAPVCLLGIFLMKRRLVK from the coding sequence ATGATCGACCTGGTGCGCAACATCAGCGCGCGCAGCCTGCGGGTCTGGCAGAGGAACCGCGACGTCTATTTCGTGACCTGGAAGACGAACCTGGTGCCGCCGCTGCTCGAGCCGATCCTCTACCTGCTGGCCTTCGGGGCGGGCGTGGGCGCGCTGGTCCACGAGGTCCCCTATCGCGGCGAGAGCATCGACTACACCACCTTCATCGCCCCCGGATTGCTGGCCACGCAGGTGATGTTCCAGGCCTTCTTCGAGAACACCTACAACACGTTCGTGCGCATGTACTACCAGCGCACCTTCGACGCGCTGGTCACCACGCCGCTGACGCTGGAGGACGTGATGGCGGGCGAGCTGCTGTGGGGGGCGACCAAGGGGACGATCGGCTGCGCCGTGATGATGGCCGCGGTGAGCTTCTTCGGCGTCCTCTCCTATCCTCAAACTCTGGTCATCCTCCCCTTCTCGTTCCTGGCGGGGCTGTTCTTCTCGGGACTGGCCCTCTGCTTCACCGGCATCGTGCCGCAGATCGATTCCTTCAACTTCCCGACCTTCCTTTTCATCATGCCGATGTTCCTCTTCTCGGGGACCTTCTTCCCGCTGGACGTGCTGCCGCGCTGGGGACAGATCCTGGCGCAGGCGGTGCCGCTCACTCACGTCGTGTCGGTGATGCGCGAGGCGAGCCTCGGCCGCCTGACCCTGCGCGCCGTTTGGGACGTCGCCGCGCTGCTGGCGCTCACGGCACCGGTCTGCCTGCTCGGGATCTTCCTGATGAAACGCCGCCTGGTGAAGTAG